DNA from Dama dama isolate Ldn47 chromosome 5, ASM3311817v1, whole genome shotgun sequence:
GCTGTCTGGTCCTACTGAATCCTCCCAGAACAAGAAGTACTAGACTCAACTCCTAGTGCTATCGCTTTGGCACTGAATTTGACACTGTATTACCAAATTTATGGATGTAATTGGTCCCCATGGAAAATGTCCCCACACCAGATACACTATTCTCTTCATGATCACAGAGGATATAGAGATATTTATCTATATAGATAATATAAATAGGTATAGATGTACTCTCCaactggtttatttttttttcaagaatccTGATTTATCCAACACAGTGTGCCTCAAAGCTGaccaaaaaagcaaaggagaagcatCAACAGATGTGGGAAGCTCCTTCATGAAAGACATAACCGAATCCAACATCCGGAATTTCACTCCTTGATGTGGGTTGATCCAGCCATGTCAACAGGTTTTACACATGGACATAGGTACTGATATCACAGTGAGAAGAATCAttgaagaaaatcataattttctCAGAAGTTTTTTCCCTGGCAAGTGAGCAGGTCCCAAGTCTTGTGCCAAGCATGTGACTGCAGATCACAAACCAGAGGCAGAACTTGGGGATGTTATTACTGATGATGCCATAAGCCTCTCACACTCTACACCCATTAGAATAGTAGTTCTCAGCCTGGACTTCACATAAGGCAACATATTGCAGTGGATCTAAAATTTAATCATCCATGAAAATCCCCTGGGAGTTCCGGGAAACCCTGATTTTGACACAGTAGGTCTGCTCCTGCACTTTTTTGCTAAGTACTAGTAACATTATTATGGCATAATGCTTCTGCACTTCAATTAGCACCCAGTTAATGCCCATGCCACAGTCAATGGACTACACAGTGAGTAGCAAGGATacttgatacattttaaaaataaaaattactgaagTCCTCAGATATATTTAACCAcacttttttattggaatatcgTTGCTTAAGTCCATGGCATCgtgaggagtcggacacgactttgtggctgaacaacaacacatgTGCTTCACcatattgtgtcagtttctgctaagCAACATCCATACAAAATTTTCTAAAGCTCCAAAGTGATTCTAACATAACATAGGAGTTGAGAACTATGACATTAATGCTTACATTGAGTTGTCAGTATGCTGAAATTATTTAATATCATGGGAATAAATAACACATTGAGAAATACACAAAAATGCAGGCATTACTAAAAATAGATTATAACTGGTGGaatattaataaacatttctGAAACATAGTGAAATTTTAGGAGGGAGAGAGGTGGAAAAGAGGAGCATTACCATACCTGAAAATCTCTCCTGCAGAATATCATACAACCTGGGAAACCAAGACCCTCAGGTTGGAAGGTTTTAAAGGGATTAGCTCATTCACCCTCTGCCCAACTTACCCAGTGTGTGAGGGTGACTCCAGGACCATGACCCGAGATCCTGCTCCCCTTTATTCactaaagtatgaaaaatatcacCCTCTGTAGTCATCACCTGTGTCTGAAAACTCCCTTCTCTATCTCCCATTCTGCACATCCTCGGGCCTAAGGGGCCCTGGATCCCAGAGGAGTCTGGGTCCTGGAGAGATTTATTAAAGACAAAGCAATTGTCCAGGACCTCTCTAGCACAAATGCTCTCACGGTCCAGGAGCAATGACTGATTACAATCACTGATCACACCTGACTATACTTTGAGGGAAATTGAGGATGCAGAACTCATGCAGGAAAGCTTAAACGCTGCCTCTTTAGGAGGCCTTTGTGGTTGGAGCCCGCAGGTGGAAAGTAAAAGAGGATGGTTGGTGAAGACATACTGTGAATATCCTAAAAAACCTGAGGAGTGTAACAGGCTCTTTTCTGTGGTCAACAAGAAGCCTTCAGTGGTTTGAGTAAAGTATCAAGAAACAGAcacattttttttgctttttgggcCTTGttgggcagcatgtgggatcttcgtcccttgaccagcgatcaaacccttGCCCTGTGACGTGGAAGCAaagagtcttaaccatgggaacaccagggaagtccccaagacacatattttgGAAAGATTCTGAGGGTGGCAAAATCTCTCAGTAAAACACCATTTCCCATAAACCACCTGACGCTAACAAGGAGTCGATATCTATGACACAACTGTATGCAGATATATAGAAAGTACTGGAATAAGAGACAAGAGAAACTCTCCCCGATCATATTCCATTTTTCCTCAAGcaaagatagaaaagaaaaccCAGTTTGAATCCCACTGAAATACACTGATTACTTCTGTGGGAAAACATTACTGACACCTGCCACTTCCATTGTCTCTAAAACTCCCCAGTGGTATCAGAACACCTCCTAACTCCAGCTCTTCCTTACGCTGAAGTCATATACGGCCACAAAGCCATAACTGACTTTTCTTGGCTGCGCTCTGTCTTTGTCGCTGCGTGTGGGCTTTTCTATAGTTGCGGTGAATGGGGCTCCTCTGTAGTGGTGGTGCATTctcttctcattgcggtggcctctcttgtttcaAAGCCCCGGCTCTTGGCTCACAAGCTTAAGTAATCGTGGCACATGGGCATGAGAGAGGTGCCTGGTGAGCTAAAGGCCATGGGGTccctgcagagtcagacatgacttggcaactaaacaacagcaaagacaAATGAAACTATTGTAGCAAAGGAGATAGAAAGCTCACTTGAGGGTCAGGGCAGGTCAAGAAGACATTGGAGACATGAAAATAAATCAGAGGAGACAAGGTTAATGACAGAATAATGCAAACCTTTTCTCATGAAGAGATAAGTAATATCTATATTCATCAATGAAAGGTCTAGTTTAGCAGAGGTAAGCAGGGGAGtgagaattttgagttttaaaatattgaccTTGAGGACAGACTATTATTTAGAGCATGGCTTTGGTtattttttacacacacacacacaaattaaattgtttaaaaaagggacacatacagaagAAAGGGCTCACTCCACCTTTgtatgtggcagacctgggttctaaGTGGCCTTTCTAAGACCATAGTATGGCCTGGATGGTGGCCTCACACAACCGGAAAGGCAAGCTTCAGGAAGGGATATCTGACCCAAGAATTTGTTGCCATAGCAGCACGTAGTGGGGCAAGGAGGCAGCGTAACCCACATTAATGTCATTTTACAAGCGATCACAGCTATGCTGTTTCTTTTAGTCTCCTCCatattttcagggcttccctgatggctccgatggtaaagaatccccctgcaatgcaggagatacaagagatccAGGTTGTATCCCTGGGTCGAAAAGACctcctagaggaagaaatggcaacccactccagtattcttgcctggtgaattccacgggcagaggagcctgctggctacagtccatgggttgcaaagagctggatacggctgaccaactaacactttccTCACTTCCGAATTGTCAAATGGGACCTCGGGGGTTGTCTGGTTCAGTAAATATCAGTAGGCTGCTGTGGTCCCAGGTTCTGTAGTTTCAATGTCTTCATTCATGCAATGTCTGTTCAAGGTGGTGGGGTCAAGGGCAGAATGGTTAGGGTGTCTCCACAGCAAATGAGTAAATATTCAGTCAACAGGAGAGTTTATTTTATCAGTAAATAAAACCCTggaaacagtaaagaaaaaatgGGGGATACAAAAATTATGGAAGTTTAAAAATGAGGCTTCTTAGAGTAACCTGGAGAAAAAGTTGACGAAGATTCTGCTAGTAGATCACTGACATCCCCTTTCCAAGTCCTACTATAGACCTCCACCCTATCTCCTTTACTTACTGGGCAATATCTTACTATGGAATTTTAACAAAAAGATCATTGAGAAAAGAAGTCTGGGTTAATATTCCCATATTAATACCAATATACGAACCACATAAAATTATGCAAACATCCCAACTTGACCATCACAAAGAAAAGGGAGCTTTTTTCCTACAAAGGACTCTTCCCAGAGCTCCCTTCATGTCTctgttcctcaggctgtagatgaaggggttcaaCATGGGGGTCACCACAGTGTACATCATAGCCATCACAGTCTCCTTAACAGTAGAATTACTAGCTGATGGGCATAAGTAGAGACCAATAACTGTCCCGTAAAACAGGGACACCACAGTGAGGTGGGAGCCACAGGTAGAGAAGGCCTTGCGGATACCCCTCGCAGAAGGGACCTTGAGGATGGAGGACACGATTCGAGCGTAGGACATGATGATGAGTAGAAAAGGGATCACAAGAACGAGCCCTCCCATGATAAATATCACCAGCTCATTAACTCGAGTGTCAGAGCAGGACAGCTTCAGCAGAGCAGACATGTCACAGAAAAAGTGGGGGATCACATTGTCTGCACAAAAGTGCAGCCTGGCCATGAGCAGGGTGTGCAACATGGCATGAAACGTGGTCAGTATCCAGGACAGCACCACCAGGAAGAGACAGAGCCTGGGGCTCATGACGGTGGTGTAGTGCAGGGGGaagcagatggccacgtagcggtcataggccatggccACAAGGAGGAAGTCCTCCAGGTCTCCAAAGAACAGGAAGAAGTACATTTGTATCAGGCAGCCAGGATAAGAGATGGACGGGTCTTGGCTCTGCATGTCCTGTAGCAATTTGGGCATTGTGACAGAggagaagcagaggtcagagaaaGACAGGTTACTGAGAAACAAATACATGGgtgtgtggaggtgggggtcCAGGCAAATGAGGATGATGATGAGAAGGTTCCCCAGGACGGTGGTAACATACATGGCCAGGAACAGGACATAGAACAGGTTTCGATGCTCCGACTCGATGGGCAGTCCCAACAGGAGGAACTCTGAGATAGTAGTTTGATTCCTTCCTGTCATGCTCTGTCTCCAGTGTCCTTAGGAAGAAATAACAATGCCCATGAAAACTTGAATTTCAAATTGAGCATAGATATATGGGCCACTAGATGCTCTGCAAAAATACTTTATATCATTCTCATCACAATAACTACAATCTTGACAGGACTCCAATTCTCTATAATCAGAATCTCTATGATTagaaatcatttattttcttactttgttttaaaatgtagtaaTATTCCAGATTTTATAAAGCACACTCTTATCCACTAAGTCCTGAGACACAGGATGTATTGGTTTTTCCTCATACCCCCTACTAACTGTAGTTGACTTCTGTTTTGTCAATATCTTCAAGTTGATTGGTGCTCCTGGGCTTTTCCCTAAGCATGGTCCCCTTGTAATTCTATACATACCAGGAGGAAAAACATCTCCTCCAATGACTTGATGGTTATTTAAGCTTTACTTGCAAATGTGTCTGTAATCTATGAAAGAGTATACTCAGTGGCCTAATTGTTGGGGACGTCACCCCCTTGTTTGCAGCAAAGAAATTCATGATGTATCTTTGCCCTTCCCCCAATTCCCTCCTCTTCTAATGTCCCATATTTCTCAGTAAAAGGGAATCCAGGTGCTCCACAACCTGCAAGTATTCTTTCATTCCCGTCTTTGGTCATTATCAGCTTCCTATCTGTGGGCAAGTCCTACAGATTCTCCTACCCTCAGACACTCCCATTAGCCACCTCAGTACACTTGATCTGGCTGATGTCATGTCCTTTCTCTATCACTGGAACGGCCTCCTAACTCATCTCCCTGCTTCCACGATTAAACCCTTCTCCTTCAGTATCCTTTGATGACACTGTTTATAGCTTTCTTCCCTGCTGAATGGTAAAGTACCTGTCGGACAGGCCATGTCTGCCGTCATGACTACAGCAGTGCTTGCAGCTGGTAGAGTGTCTGAACGTAGCCGATGTGTCATAACACTCATTGGTTGTGCTTCCAGCTGAAACATGCATTCTTCCAACTTGAAAGATAGCCAGCTCCTTCTAAATTAGGAGTTTGCTGTCTGGTCCTACTGAATCCTCCCAGAATAAGAAGTACTAGACTCAACTCCTAGTGCTACCGCTTTGGCACTGAATTTGACACTGTATTACTGAATTCATGGATGTAATTGGTCCCCATGGAAAATGTCCCCACACCAGATACACTATTCTCTTCATGATCACAGAGGATATAGAGATATTTATCTATATAgataatataaatatagatatagagGCACTCTCCAActggtttattttctttcaagaatCCTGATTTATCCAACACAGTGTGCCTCAAAGCTGaccaaaaaagcaaaggagaagcatCAACAGATGTAGGAAGCTCCTTCATGAAAGACATAACCGAATCCAACATCCGGAATTTCACTCCTTGATGTGGGTTGATCCAGCCATGTCAACAGGTTTTACACATGGACATAGGTACTGATATCACAGTGAGAAGAATCAttgaagaaaatcataattttctCAGAAGTTTTTTCCCTGGCAAGTGAGCAGGTCCCAAGTCTTGTGCCAAGCATGTGACTGCGGATCACAAAGCAGAGACAGGACTTGGGGATGTTATTACTGATGATGCCATAAGCCTCTCACACTCTACACCCGTTAGAATAGTAGTTCTCAGCCTGGACTTCACATAAGCAACATATTGCAGTGGATCTAAAATTTAATCATCCATGAAAATCCCCTGGGAGTTCCGGGAAACCCTGATTTTGACACAGTAGGTCTGCTCCTGCACTTTTTTGCTAAGTACTAGTAACATTATTATGGCATAATGCTTCTGCACTTCAATTAGCACCCAGCTAATAcccatgccacagtccatggactacacagtgaGTAGCAAGGATacttgatacattttaaaaataaaaattactgaagTCCTCAGATATATTTAACCACACTTTTTTATTGGATCATCGTTGCTTAACTCCATGGCATCatgaggagtcggacacgactttgtgGCTGAAGAACAACACAtgtgcttcacaatattgtgttaatttctgctgtgtaacATCCATACAAAATGTTCTAAAGCTCCAAAGTTATTCTAATATCAAATAAATGTTCAGAACTATGATATTAATGCCTAGAATGAGCTGTCAGTATGCTGAAATTATTCAATAACGTGGGAATAAAAATACAGTGAGTAACACACAAGAATGTTGTCATTAATGAAAGCAGATTATACCTGGTAGAATATCAATAAACATTTCTCAAATGTAGTGAAATTTTAGGAGGGAGAGAGGTGGAAAAGAGGAGCATTACTATACCTGAAAAACTCTCCTGCAGAATATCATACAACCTGGGAAACCAAGACCCTCAGGTTGGAAGGTTTCAAAGGGATTAGCTCATTCACCCTCTGCCCAACTTACCCAGTGTGTGAGGGTGACTCCAGGACCCTGACCTGAGATCCTGCTCCCCTTTATTCACTAAAGCATGTAAAATATCACCCTAAAGCATGTAGTCATCACCTGTGTCTGAAACCTCCCTTTTCCATCTCCCATTCTGCACATCCTCAGGTCTAATGGGCCCTggatcccagaggagcctggatccTGGAGGGATTTATTAAAGACAAAGCAATTGCCCAGGACCTCTATAGGACAAATGCTCTCAGGGTCCAGGAGCAGTGACTGATTACAATCACTGATCACACCTGACTATACTTTGAGGGAAATTGGGGATGCAGAGCTCATACAGGAAAGCTTAACCCCTGCCTGTTTAGGGAATGGACAGCAAACCTTTGTGGTTGGAGCCCACAggtggaaaataaaaaaggatgttTGGTGAGGCCATACTGTGACTATCCTAAAATATCTGAGTGTAGCAGCCTGCTTTCTGTGGCAACAAGAAGCCTtcagtgagtttgagtaaagtgcCTAGAAAGACATTTTGGTTTTCAGCCATGCtgggcagcatgtggaatcttaattcctggaccaggggtctaACCTGCACCCCTTTAAGTGTAAactcagagtcttcaccactgaaccatcaggcaAGTCACAAGACACATATTTTGGAAACATTCTCAAGATTGCAAAATCTCTCAGTAAAACACGATTTCCCATAAATGACCTGCAGCTAACTAGGAGTCGTTACCTATATGACACAACCATATGCATTTATACAGAAAGTACTAGAATAAGAGACAAAAGAAACACTCCCTGATCATATTCAATTCTTCCTcaaggcaagaaagaaaagaaaacccagtgTGAATCCCACTGAAGTACTTCTGCCTTCTTACCTCTGTGGGAAAACGATACTGGCACCTGTCACCTGCATCATCTCTAATACTCCCCAGATGTCAGAATACCTCCTAGACTCCAGCTCTTCCTTATGCTGCAGTTATCTATGGCCACAATGccataattaacttttttttatggctgtgctgggtcttcgttgctgtgcatgggcttttctgtagttgccgCGAACAGGGGCtcctctgtagttgtggtgggtgggcttctcattgcagtggcctctcttgttgcagagcataggctcctGGTGCACAGGCCTAAGTAGTTGTgctacatgggcttagttgccctacggcatggcagaggagcctggtgagctaaagtccacggggtagcaaagaattggacacgacttagcaactaaacaactacaaCAAAGACAAACTAAACTATTGTAGCAAAGGAGATAGAAAGAGCACTTGAGTTCAGGGCAGGTCAAGAAGACAATGTAGACATGAAAATATATCAGAGGAGAGGTTAAGAGACAGAATAATGCAAACCCTTGCTCAAGAAGAGATAAGTAAATATCTATATTCAACAATTAAAAGTCCAGTTTAGCAGAGGTAACCAGAGGAGtgagaattttgaattttaagtaGTATTGAACTCAAGTATAGCATTAgtattagtcactaagttgtgtctgactttttgcgaccccatggactgtagctggccagactcctctgtccatgggattctctaggcaaaaatacaggagtgggttgccatttcctcctcaacaAAGAAGTCTGTGACTGGCTGTGATCAGTTAATTGTAAACACCACTGCACTTGGACCAGCCTGACCTTGAGGACAGAGTATTATTTAAAGCATGGTTTtggttatgtttttttaaaaaaaaaaaaaaacatgttaaatTAACTGTTACAGAAAGGGACACAGATACTGAAGAAGGGGCTCCCCTCTCCACCTCTTTAGTGTGGCTGACCTGGGTTCTAAGTGGCCTTCCTGGGAGCATGGCATGGTCTGGATGGTGTTCTCACACAACCGCAAGGGCCAGCTTTAGGAAGGGACCACTGGCCCAAGAATTTGCTGCCGTAGTGGCACGCAGTCGGCCAAGGAGGCAGCTCATCCCATTAGTGTTATTTAACCAGCTATCACAGCTATGCTATTTCTTTAGTCTCCTCCatattttcagggcttccctggtggctcagatggtaaagaatccccctgcagtgcaggagacacaaaagatccaggttcagtccctgggtagaaaagatcccctggaggaagaaatggcagcagcccactccaattttcttgcctggagaactccacgggcagaggagcctgctggctacggtccatggggtcgtaaagagttgggcccaactgagcaactaacactctcttCATTTCCATATTTTCAAATGGGGGGTTGGTTCAGTAAATATTAGTAGGCTTCTGTGGGCCCAGGTTCTgtagtttcagtctcttcattcatGGAATTTCTGTCCAAGGTGGTGGGTcaagggcagaagggagagggtGTCTCCACAGTAAAtgagtaaatgctcagtaaacagTAGAGTTTATTTTATCAGTAAATAAAACACCggaaacagtaaagaaaaaaggTGGGGTGGGGATACAAAGATTAGttggaagtttaaaaataatgcttCTTAGAGTAACCTGGAGAGAAAAAATAAGCAAGATTCTGCTAGTAGTTCAATGACATCCCCTTTCCAGGTCCTACTACCTACCTCCACCATATCTCTTTTACTTACTGGACAATATCTTACTAtgaaattttaacaaaaagaTCATTGAAAAAAGAAGTCTGGGTTAATATCCCAACATTAATATCAATATACCTGCTGCAAAAAGTTGTGTAGAAATCCCATCTTTAGCATCACAGAGAGAAGGgggttttctttttccaaaagacTCTTCCCAGAGCTCCTTTCATGTCTctgttcctcaggctgtagatgaaggggttcaaCATGGGGGTCACCACAGTGTACATCATAGACATCACAGTCTCCTTAACAGTAGAATTACTAGCTGATGGGCATAAGTAGAGACCAATAACTGCCCCATAAAACAGGGACACCACAGTGAGgtgggagccacaggtggagaaggccttgCAGATACCCCTCGCAGAAGGGACCTTGAGGATGGAGGACACAATTCGACCATACGACGTGATGATGAGTAGAAAAGGGATCACAAGAATGAGCCCTCCCGTGATAAATATCACCAGCTCATTAACTCGAGTGTCAGAGCAGGACAGCTTCAGCAGAGCAGACATGTCACAGAAAAAGTGGGGGATCACATTGTCGTCGCAAAAGTGCAGCCTGGCCATGAGCAGGGTGTGCAACATGGCATGAAACGTGGTCAGCACCCAGGACAGCACCACCAGGAAGAGACAGAGCCTGGGGCTCATGATGGTGGTGTAGTGCAGGGGGaagcagatggccacgtagcggtcataggccatggccACAAGGAGGAAGCTCTCCAAGTCTCCACAAAACAGGAAGAAGTACATTTGTGTCAAGCAGCCAGCATAGGGGATGGACAAGTCTTGGCTCTGCATGTCCTGAAGCAATTTGGGCATCGTGACAGAggagaagcagaggtcagagaaaGACAGGTGACTGAGAAACAAATACATGGgtgtgtggaggtgggggtcCAGGCAAATGAGGACGATGATGAGAAGGTTCCCCACGACGGTGGTAACATACATGGTCAGGAACAGGGCGTAGAACAGGttttgatgttctgactcgaTAGGCAGTCCCAGGAGGAGGAACTCTGAGACAATAGTTTGATTCCTTCCTGTCATGCTCCGTCTCTAGTATATTTAGGAAGAAATAGCAGTGTCCACAAAAACctgaatttcaaaataaacaatatttCTATGACAGAAACATGTGTTAGGTGTtctgcaaaaaaatattttatatcattctCATCACAGTCATTATAATCTCTACAGTACTACAAATCTCTATAATCAGAATCTATGATCAGAAATGACtttcttcacttctttttaaTGTGCaacaatatttcaaattttctaatATACTGTTGTCCATTAATTTCTGAGACACAAAATGTGGTGGTTTTCATCGTGCCTAGCCGGACATCCTCACAAACTGCAATTGGCTCTTGCTTTGTCAGTATCTCACATGTTGATGCTCAGGGGCTTTTCCCTGAATGCAGTTCTCTTATAACAGTGGTACATAAACCACCAAGAAAAATTCATGTACTGAATGGCTTTGCTTACCACTTAAAATTCACATGTAGatttctcagggcttcccaggtggctcagtggtaaagaatctgcctgccaatacaggagacacaagagacacaggttcaatccctgggtcaggaagatcccctggcggaggaaatggcaacccactccagcatt
Protein-coding regions in this window:
- the LOC133055937 gene encoding olfactory receptor-like protein DTMT → MTGRNQTTISEFLLLGLPIESEHRNLFYVLFLAMYVTTVLGNLLIIILICLDPHLHTPMYLFLSNLSFSDLCFSSVTMPKLLQDMQSQDPSISYPGCLIQMYFFLFFGDLEDFLLVAMAYDRYVAICFPLHYTTVMSPRLCLFLVVLSWILTTFHAMLHTLLMARLHFCADNVIPHFFCDMSALLKLSCSDTRVNELVIFIMGGLVLVIPFLLIIMSYARIVSSILKVPSARGIRKAFSTCGSHLTVVSLFYGTVIGLYLCPSASNSTVKETVMAMMYTVVTPMLNPFIYSLRNRDMKGALGRVLCRKKAPFSL
- the LOC133055938 gene encoding olfactory receptor-like protein DTMT — protein: MTGRNQTIVSEFLLLGLPIESEHQNLFYALFLTMYVTTVVGNLLIIVLICLDPHLHTPMYLFLSHLSFSDLCFSSVTMPKLLQDMQSQDLSIPYAGCLTQMYFFLFCGDLESFLLVAMAYDRYVAICFPLHYTTIMSPRLCLFLVVLSWVLTTFHAMLHTLLMARLHFCDDNVIPHFFCDMSALLKLSCSDTRVNELVIFITGGLILVIPFLLIITSYGRIVSSILKVPSARGICKAFSTCGSHLTVVSLFYGAVIGLYLCPSASNSTVKETVMSMMYTVVTPMLNPFIYSLRNRDMKGALGRVFWKKKTPFSL